The following proteins are encoded in a genomic region of [Eubacterium] hominis:
- a CDS encoding PTS glucose transporter subunit IIA encodes MKYKEFCEQIIELVGGKNNIEAVVHCMTRLRFTLKDRNKAKTEDIKALKDVIDVVSNEVAYQIIIGTQVAQIHEELLQLLGMETSVEKKVKKNPVKAVLDVLSECMNPILEPMMAAGIIAGLLSIVSLTGLISPESSTYFIYDTLRQAVFYFLPVYMAMAFAKRLHASPYLAVTIAVTLLSVGINGVEGLNVFGINLPTITYSNSFFPILLGVWFMGYVTKALEKLMPQALQYFFNPVLTLVICLPITLALFGPIGTWLSDLLNLVFQFLMNTFGNWSAVMLYAACQPFLIMMGAGNFIIPIYMNFYATQGYDPIFTLAWIVSDIAVCGAVLGYFFKAKDAKQKQLFGTTAFSAFMGITEPAVYGVFVKYRRPFVAVMIGGGLGGLFGGLMGVKSYAPVTLFGITSFIGNNEYMNFYCAVGAVIIGFIGAFIAAYLLGIPQEEHVQEEPKRMNSTFTKTEIGVPVKGRAVALAQVNDKAFSTGALGKGIAIQPEENIIHSPVEGEVVSLFPTNHAIGIKTSYGIEVLIHIGIDTVELEGKYFEGMVKQGDHVKVGEPLIKADFEAITKEGYDTTVIMVITNTADYLDVLPSTETIFTGKENCLTVIV; translated from the coding sequence ATGAAATATAAAGAATTTTGTGAACAGATCATTGAATTGGTTGGTGGAAAAAATAATATTGAAGCAGTTGTCCACTGTATGACACGTTTACGTTTTACATTAAAAGACAGAAATAAAGCAAAAACAGAAGATATCAAAGCATTGAAAGATGTCATTGATGTTGTATCCAATGAAGTAGCTTATCAGATTATCATAGGAACACAAGTAGCACAGATTCATGAAGAATTATTACAATTATTAGGAATGGAAACAAGCGTAGAAAAAAAGGTAAAAAAGAATCCTGTCAAAGCTGTACTTGATGTACTGTCAGAATGTATGAATCCAATTCTTGAACCTATGATGGCCGCAGGTATTATCGCAGGACTACTTTCTATTGTTTCATTAACTGGGTTAATTTCTCCGGAAAGTTCTACCTACTTCATTTATGATACACTTAGACAAGCTGTTTTCTATTTCTTGCCTGTTTATATGGCAATGGCTTTCGCAAAAAGATTACATGCAAGTCCTTATTTGGCAGTAACAATTGCTGTTACCTTATTATCAGTTGGTATCAATGGTGTTGAAGGGTTAAATGTATTTGGTATAAATCTTCCAACAATTACATATTCTAATTCATTCTTTCCAATATTGCTTGGCGTATGGTTTATGGGATATGTAACAAAAGCATTAGAAAAATTGATGCCACAAGCCTTACAATATTTCTTTAATCCAGTTTTAACACTTGTTATTTGTCTGCCTATTACTTTGGCTTTATTTGGACCTATTGGCACATGGTTAAGTGATTTATTGAATCTGGTATTCCAGTTCTTGATGAATACATTTGGAAATTGGAGCGCAGTCATGTTATATGCCGCATGCCAGCCATTCTTGATTATGATGGGCGCTGGAAACTTTATCATACCAATCTATATGAATTTCTATGCAACGCAAGGATATGATCCAATATTTACTTTAGCATGGATTGTATCAGATATTGCAGTGTGTGGTGCTGTACTTGGATACTTTTTCAAAGCAAAAGATGCAAAACAAAAACAATTATTTGGAACGACAGCTTTTAGTGCATTCATGGGAATTACAGAACCTGCTGTTTATGGAGTATTTGTGAAATATAGAAGACCATTTGTTGCTGTCATGATTGGTGGTGGTCTTGGAGGATTATTTGGTGGATTAATGGGCGTCAAATCCTATGCACCAGTAACATTATTTGGGATTACTTCTTTTATTGGAAACAATGAATATATGAATTTCTATTGTGCAGTAGGGGCAGTAATTATTGGCTTTATTGGGGCATTTATTGCTGCTTATCTATTGGGTATTCCACAAGAAGAACATGTGCAAGAAGAACCAAAACGTATGAACTCTACATTCACAAAAACCGAAATTGGTGTACCTGTCAAAGGCAGAGCGGTTGCATTGGCACAGGTAAATGATAAAGCATTCTCCACAGGCGCATTAGGTAAAGGCATTGCCATTCAACCAGAAGAAAATATCATTCATTCACCAGTAGAAGGAGAAGTTGTTAGCTTATTTCCTACAAACCATGCCATTGGTATCAAGACGTCTTATGGGATAGAAGTATTGATTCATATTGGTATTGATACCGTAGAATTAGAAGGAAAATATTTTGAAGGAATGGTAAAACAAGGAGATCATGTAAAGGTTGGAGAACCATTAATTAAAGCGGATTTTGAAGCAATTACAAAAGAAGGTTATGACACAACGGTGATTATGGTTATCACAAATACAGCAGATTATCTGGATGTGTTACCATCTACTGAAACGATATTTACAGGAAAGGAAAACTGTTTAACAGTGATTGTATAG
- a CDS encoding PRD domain-containing protein — MKISQILNNNVAIVKRGSNEIIVYSKGVAFKKKPGQEITSEEIQKTYVLDSHDKLEHFSFLLSNTKDEYLQMVNQIIAYGEEKLKTCVSDYLYLTLLDHLDFTIKRIKKNQFIKSPLSWEVKKFYPEHYQIGLYAVSIIQKTMDIECPTDEAVAIALHFINLQNDTNNANHQIKAMETVRDILAIIKYHFHINFDEDSMNYIRLVTHLQYFVTRLLKHDVYDSDEQELNNQIRSLYPEAYSCVNKIRVYVRDAFQSELTNDEETYLMLHIHRVTQREERN, encoded by the coding sequence ATGAAAATCAGCCAGATATTGAACAATAATGTTGCTATCGTAAAGAGAGGATCAAATGAGATTATTGTATATTCCAAAGGCGTCGCATTTAAAAAGAAACCAGGACAGGAAATCACCAGTGAAGAAATACAGAAAACCTATGTACTGGATTCCCACGATAAACTGGAACACTTTAGCTTTCTTTTATCCAATACCAAAGATGAGTACTTGCAAATGGTAAATCAAATCATTGCCTATGGAGAAGAAAAACTAAAAACATGTGTATCTGATTATCTTTACTTAACATTATTGGATCATTTAGATTTCACAATTAAGCGCATCAAAAAGAATCAGTTTATTAAAAGTCCGCTTAGCTGGGAAGTCAAAAAGTTTTATCCAGAGCATTATCAAATTGGTTTATATGCAGTATCCATTATTCAGAAAACGATGGATATCGAGTGTCCTACAGATGAAGCTGTCGCAATTGCGCTTCATTTCATCAATCTGCAAAATGACACAAACAACGCAAATCATCAGATAAAAGCAATGGAAACAGTAAGAGATATTCTGGCAATTATCAAGTATCATTTTCATATAAACTTCGATGAAGATTCTATGAACTATATACGCTTAGTCACACACTTACAATACTTTGTGACAAGGTTGTTAAAACATGATGTATACGATTCAGATGAGCAAGAATTAAATAATCAAATCAGAAGTTTATATCCAGAAGCGTACAGTTGTGTAAACAAAATCAGAGTTTATGTACGCGATGCATTTCAAAGTGAATTAACAAATGATGAAGAAACATATCTTATGCTTCATATTCATCGTGTAACCCAAAGAGAAGAAAGGAATTAA